In the Choloepus didactylus isolate mChoDid1 chromosome 5, mChoDid1.pri, whole genome shotgun sequence genome, one interval contains:
- the LOC119534573 gene encoding double homeobox protein A-like, which translates to MAQNNSANNMIATHQRRNRTKFTADQLKILINTFNQKPYPGHATKQKLALEINAEESRIQIWFQNRRARQSFQRRTEPEQALESSQAHRQHLPVESQATLDRRCRTCYTSSQLRTLIKAFKNNPYPGIDSREQLAKEIGVPESRVQVWFQNRRSRLFAQRKREPDEILEQIQDKGQNP; encoded by the coding sequence ATGGCCCAGAACAACTCCGCAAACAACATGATCGCTACACACCAAAGGCGCAATCGCACCAAATTCACAGCCGACCAGTTGAAAATCCTCATCAACACCTTCAACCAAAAACCTTACCCGGGTCATGCCACCAAACAAAAACTTGCTTTAGAAATTAACGCTGAAGAGTCGAGAATCCAGATTTGGTTTCAGAATCGAAGAGCTCGACAGTCATTCCAGAGAAGAACAGAACCCGAGCAGGCCTTGGAATCAAGCCAGGCCCACAGGCAACACCTCCCTGTGGAGAGTCAAGCTACTCTAGATAGACGGTGCCGCACCTGCTATACATCTTCCCAATTACGCACTCTCATCAAGGCGTTCAAGAACAACCCTTACCCTGGGATTGATTCCAGAGAACAGCTTGCTAAAGAAATTGGGGTTCCAGAGTCAAGAGTCCAAGTTTGGTTTCAAAACCGAAGATCTAGATTATTTgcccagagaaaaagagaacctgATGAGATCTTAGAACAAATACAAGACAAGGGGCAAAATCCCTGA